GCTCGTCTCATGATTCACCAAGGAATTCATTTCATGTCCTGGACACCTCCTGTTCACGCCTTGTTGTCGCCGATCGCGGCCGACGATCAGTCGTCGATCGAGCAGATTCAGCTCAAACCGTTGTACTACGCCGCACAGAAAGAAGCCCTGACCCGTGCCGGCGACGATGAGGACGATCAGTTCTTCGAACTGGCGCTGCTGGCCACCGGCCTGTCGGTCAAGGAACTCGATCAACTCAAGCGCCCGGACTACGTGAGCATCGCGCAATACGTGCACGAGATGTCGACGTTGCCGACGTCGCATTTCCTTGAGCAAGCGGACGAGGGTGAACCACCGTCGGCCGATCCCGACGACGTGACCTTGTTGCAACCGCTCGCCGTGGCGGGTCGAACCCTCACCACGCTGACTCTGGAAATGCCGGTGCTGCGCGCGACCAAAGCGATGAAAAAACTCAAGACGCCCAAGGAACGCGCCGAGTTCATCACCGCCCATTGCACCGGGCTGATGATTCCCGATCTGGCCCTGCTGACCGTGCCCGACTGGACACAGCTTCAGGTACGCATCGATGATTTTTTAAACAAACCGGCGGCCTTCTTTCGGAGCGCGACATCGAAGTAATCCTCGATGTGGTGCCGCTCATTTACCCGGTAAGTGAAGCGGACATTCTGGAGTGGGACGTCGGCAAGGCATTGCGCCGCTACGACATCGCGATCACTCGCCTTGGCGTGAAACAGGAGTAGAGCGGGATGGCAGACAGTCAATATTCGCTGGCCAGTGCGGCGATCAATAGCATGGGGTCGCCGGCAATGGGCGGCGGGTCAGCAACCCTCGGGCTGGCCGGTTTCATCGCCCCGCTGGCGCAGCTCAACCAGGCACTGAACACGGTCAGCCTGGACATACGCTTACTGACGGCAGGGCAGAACAAGCTGGGTGAAGCGCTGACGTCGCTGACAGCGGTAGTGTCTTCAGCACGCTCGGCATTCAAACGGCTCGGAGTGGGACCTGCCGCTGACAGCCCATCGCCATCGAACCTCGATGGCATGGCGGCGACTGAAACGCCCGATCAATTGGGCGCCCCCAACCTGAATGTCGATGGGGCAGGCCTGCGCTCCACTCTGCGCAGCAGTGGCGAGGCCGGTGTGGTGGCGGTGACGGCGCCCGAGCGGACGGCTGCAATCGCCGCCACGCCTCAGAACCCCGTTGTGCGCAAGGACGCGTCCGATAAAGCCGCCACTGCGACGTCAACGGTCGAAAGCAATGGCTCGACAGGGCAGACCGTCAAAGACGAAGGGCGCAATTCGACACCCGGCAGGGACGTGCTGGATGCGAGTCTCAGTCGCCTGGGGCGCGCAGTAACGCCAGACATGTCCGGCCCGCTGACGTCTCTTTCTGCTCAGGTCGACAAGCTCAGTTCGGTTGCCGAGCAACATCCCGTAATTGCCACAGGGCTGGCGGCTGTTGCGGTCACGCTCTCTTCCATCGCGTCCGTCGTGGGTGCCGCCGTCGCCACCGAAGCGTTGACCAACGTTGCCAAGAAAATCCTGAAGCGAACGGCGCCACGCCTGCCCTGGGGCCTGGGGGATCTGATCGGCGAGGACAATCGCGGCGCCGACCAGGACAACAAGCCTCCTCCACCGAAAAAGAGGACGGAAAGCAGCCTGGGTTACACGGGTGATCAGGCACGCAAGAAACGCAGGAACGCAAAACCGGACAAAGCCAAGGGGCAGGGCAATCCGAAGGGTCAATCGCAATTTGATGTCACTGTGCAGCCTCGGGTCGATAGACCGGCGGTGGCCCCGATTCTGGCTCAGGCTCAAACTCTGGCTCCAGCTCCAG
This DNA window, taken from Pseudomonas fluorescens NCIMB 11764, encodes the following:
- a CDS encoding phage tail assembly protein, which gives rise to MSWTPPVHALLSPIAADDQSSIEQIQLKPLYYAAQKEALTRAGDDEDDQFFELALLATGLSVKELDQLKRPDYVSIAQYVHEMSTLPTSHFLEQADEGEPPSADPDDVTLLQPLAVAGRTLTTLTLEMPVLRATKAMKKLKTPKERAEFITAHCTGLMIPDLALLTVPDWTQLQVRIDDFLNKPAAFFRSATSK